In Vagococcus carniphilus, the following proteins share a genomic window:
- a CDS encoding helix-turn-helix domain-containing protein, with protein sequence MMIKKLIEEKKKDKDFAEAYDREGRKLETAVALYHAREEAGLTQAELAQKAHTTQSTIARIERGDNVSFDKLDDIARALGKKLVVEFA encoded by the coding sequence ATGATGATTAAAAAATTGATTGAAGAAAAGAAAAAAGATAAAGATTTTGCAGAAGCATATGACCGTGAAGGAAGAAAACTCGAAACTGCGGTTGCTCTTTATCATGCTCGGGAGGAAGCAGGGCTAACTCAAGCGGAGCTTGCACAAAAAGCACATACAACTCAATCTACTATTGCTCGAATTGAGAGAGGGGATAACGTATCTTTCGATAAACTTGATGATATCGCCAGAGCATTAGGTAAAAAGCTGGTAGTAGAATTTGCTTAA
- a CDS encoding tryptophan-rich sensory protein: protein MVERKKAIGNFIILIGTLLINSLGASGQINNYSQKEVSDKFPTLITPNPGTFSIWGIIYMFLIVSIILMIIKSNDLQYKKIINAITLKFWIASLFNILWIISFSYLQLELSVLLIFGLLISLLSILKSIETFNTKKTLLLPITFGLYAGWIFVATIVNISATLVKLKWNRFYLSENFWASLTLIVAVILIYLITLKIKNAVFPLPIAWAFYGINNQLQSSNVLTNQHMILKYIALGGAVALIIIAIYQFYKNNYNLIPSVK, encoded by the coding sequence ATGGTAGAAAGAAAAAAAGCAATTGGGAATTTTATCATTTTGATAGGTACATTATTAATCAATTCACTTGGAGCAAGTGGTCAAATTAATAATTATTCTCAAAAAGAAGTTTCAGATAAATTTCCAACATTAATAACACCTAATCCAGGCACATTTAGTATTTGGGGTATCATATATATGTTTTTAATTGTATCTATTATTTTGATGATAATTAAAAGTAATGATCTTCAATATAAAAAAATTATTAATGCTATCACTTTAAAGTTTTGGATTGCAAGTCTATTTAATATATTGTGGATTATTTCATTTTCATATTTACAACTAGAATTATCTGTCTTATTGATATTTGGGCTTCTAATTTCGCTATTATCAATATTAAAGAGTATAGAAACTTTTAATACAAAAAAAACATTACTCCTTCCCATAACTTTCGGATTGTACGCAGGATGGATTTTTGTTGCTACTATTGTAAATATATCAGCAACCTTAGTCAAATTGAAATGGAACAGATTTTATCTTTCTGAAAACTTTTGGGCTAGTCTAACTTTAATAGTTGCTGTTATTTTAATTTATTTGATTACTTTAAAAATTAAAAATGCTGTATTTCCTTTACCTATTGCATGGGCCTTTTACGGTATTAATAATCAATTACAATCTTCTAATGTATTAACAAATCAACACATGATTTTAAAATATATAGCATTAGGTGGAGCAGTCGCTTTAATTATTATTGCTATATATCAGTTTTATAAAAATAATTATAACCTTATTCCAAGTGTTAAATAA
- a CDS encoding homing endonuclease associated repeat-containing protein, producing the protein MTIQNEIQNDRKKILRLLVEVHSQHIPLNDNHTIGDNKNCKICQIFIQLNESDNILREKLKLIQEDKNFIQDFNNLRRSLGRLPQEKEYKNKIEVIERFGSWNNFLNKTQNYFNR; encoded by the coding sequence GTGACTATCCAAAACGAAATTCAGAATGATAGAAAAAAAATACTTAGACTATTGGTAGAAGTACATTCTCAACACATTCCTTTAAATGATAATCACACAATTGGAGACAATAAAAATTGTAAAATTTGTCAGATATTTATTCAACTAAATGAATCGGATAACATATTGAGAGAGAAACTTAAGCTAATTCAAGAGGACAAAAACTTCATTCAAGATTTTAACAATTTGAGACGAAGTTTAGGAAGACTTCCTCAAGAGAAAGAATATAAAAATAAAATAGAAGTTATAGAAAGGTTTGGTTCATGGAATAATTTTCTTAATAAAACTCAAAATTATTTTAATCGTTGA
- a CDS encoding AAA family ATPase has translation MNKTPYFIETKEYKRFVEFCQACIKYKYIGICYGLPGVGKTLSAKQYSNWNWVEKQIDYKKSEEIGMNADEKILEAKTIFYTAPAIRATKMTNEIDMIGGKMGMVKSMYRVLQLGAEEKYSTNVYEEIDLIIIDEIDRLKVQHLEQLRDIYDQKDVAMIFIGMPGIEKRLARYPQLYSRIGFAHEFDRLSKDEIHHILEYKWEELGLSVQLEDFANYEAVTSIIKITSGNFRLIQRLFTQIERILEINNLETITTEVVEAARDSLVIGVK, from the coding sequence ATGAATAAAACACCCTATTTTATTGAAACAAAAGAATATAAACGCTTTGTAGAATTTTGTCAGGCATGTATCAAATACAAATATATCGGAATTTGTTATGGATTACCCGGAGTTGGGAAAACTTTATCCGCTAAGCAATATTCAAATTGGAATTGGGTCGAAAAACAAATTGATTACAAAAAATCGGAAGAAATCGGAATGAATGCAGATGAAAAAATCCTTGAAGCGAAAACAATATTTTACACCGCTCCAGCCATACGGGCGACTAAAATGACGAATGAAATCGATATGATCGGTGGTAAAATGGGTATGGTTAAAAGTATGTATAGAGTTCTTCAGTTAGGAGCAGAAGAAAAATACTCAACGAATGTGTATGAAGAAATTGATCTCATTATTATTGATGAAATAGATCGATTAAAAGTACAGCATTTAGAACAATTAAGAGATATTTATGACCAAAAAGATGTGGCTATGATCTTTATTGGAATGCCGGGTATAGAAAAGCGATTGGCTCGTTATCCTCAACTCTACTCGAGAATAGGTTTTGCCCATGAATTTGACAGATTGAGTAAAGACGAGATCCACCATATTCTGGAATACAAATGGGAAGAGTTAGGATTATCTGTCCAACTGGAAGATTTTGCTAATTATGAAGCTGTCACTAGTATTATTAAAATTACCAGTGGAAACTTTCGACTTATCCAAAGACTTTTCACCCAAATCGAAAGAATATTAGAAATCAATAACCTTGAAACTATCACGACAGAAGTAGTGGAAGCTGCACGAGATAGTTTAGTCATTGGAGTAAAATAA
- a CDS encoding abortive infection family protein, producing the protein MMTIDEAKQLATYFSVGSAGYILDFTNVTWNIFTKKIVGIEIQNHYGGSKGVSFQKFLLDDQFDDSLKNRLIQSLKGIMDRDKKYESTEMNPIVQLLFEEVFKEDTSTALRKMKFSSEIDLLYIRQLPIRIQTDIKNKDFDSVLTKANTLIDEVLKFIIENTEGPSVNINLFKSKELRKEAFGRLNIKTEKDMDNRIKALVGALNTLSDKILEMRNSQGDAHAHGSNRIVIKEEEAILVANSSMVLCEYLFTKYKGLNR; encoded by the coding sequence ATGATGACTATAGACGAAGCAAAACAATTAGCAACTTATTTTTCAGTTGGTTCAGCGGGATATATTTTAGACTTTACTAATGTAACGTGGAACATATTTACAAAGAAAATCGTAGGGATTGAAATACAAAATCATTATGGGGGCTCAAAGGGAGTATCCTTTCAAAAGTTTCTGCTTGACGATCAATTTGATGATTCGTTAAAGAATCGGTTAATCCAATCTTTAAAAGGTATTATGGATCGAGATAAAAAATATGAATCTACTGAAATGAATCCCATAGTTCAGTTGCTTTTTGAGGAAGTATTTAAAGAAGATACTTCAACTGCATTAAGAAAAATGAAATTTTCAAGCGAGATTGATTTACTTTATATTCGGCAGCTACCCATTAGGATTCAAACAGATATTAAAAACAAGGATTTTGACTCTGTTTTGACAAAAGCAAATACTTTAATAGATGAAGTTCTAAAATTTATTATTGAAAATACCGAAGGACCGAGTGTTAATATTAATTTATTTAAGTCAAAAGAATTAAGAAAAGAAGCATTTGGCCGCCTCAATATTAAAACTGAAAAAGATATGGATAATAGAATCAAAGCCCTTGTTGGAGCACTCAATACATTATCAGATAAAATACTCGAAATGAGAAATAGTCAAGGAGATGCTCATGCACATGGCTCAAATAGAATAGTAATTAAGGAAGAAGAAGCAATTCTTGTTGCAAATTCTTCTATGGTTTTGTGCGAGTATTTGTTTACTAAGTATAAAGGATTAAATAGATAA
- a CDS encoding type II toxin-antitoxin system RelE/ParE family toxin: MEKISFETFKRPNGHDEFLEWLETLPKKDSAKLLRTIEETEKNGMLVAQRLKWVKKLDTNLYELRSKVGSNIQRAIYFHVDNGRYVITHGFTKKTEKTPITELKHAKELREEWFTNDD, from the coding sequence ATGGAAAAAATATCTTTTGAAACATTTAAAAGACCTAATGGTCATGATGAATTTTTAGAATGGTTGGAAACATTACCAAAAAAAGATAGTGCGAAGCTTTTACGTACAATAGAAGAAACAGAAAAGAATGGGATGCTAGTAGCTCAACGGTTGAAATGGGTGAAAAAATTAGACACTAATTTGTACGAATTAAGAAGTAAGGTAGGATCAAACATCCAAAGAGCCATCTATTTCCATGTGGACAATGGAAGGTATGTCATTACTCACGGATTTACTAAAAAAACGGAGAAAACACCAATAACTGAACTCAAGCATGCAAAAGAACTTAGAGAGGAGTGGTTCACAAATGATGATTAA
- a CDS encoding family 16 glycoside hydrolase — protein sequence MRESNLTVIGHKFVSNDVFMSAEKLDNQEVLKVIKDPVIDKEDEPTFAKLIDCEFHNGIIEVDVYSKLLSNAPEYARGFIGITFRIDESNDTFEGIYVRPTNGSAPVQLRRNRATQYFSYPDYKYDRLREEAPGEYESYVSIDIDEWIHMKIEVIDDKAKLFINNTKEPCLIVNDLKHGKNKKGSIGLWTDIGTKGYFKNLRINTTN from the coding sequence ATGAGAGAAAGTAATTTAACCGTTATTGGTCATAAGTTTGTATCAAATGATGTTTTTATGTCAGCAGAGAAGTTAGATAATCAAGAAGTTTTAAAAGTAATTAAAGATCCTGTTATTGACAAAGAAGATGAACCAACTTTTGCAAAATTAATAGACTGTGAGTTTCATAATGGAATAATTGAAGTAGATGTTTATAGCAAACTATTAAGTAATGCACCAGAATATGCTCGTGGTTTTATTGGTATAACTTTCAGAATTGATGAAAGCAATGATACTTTTGAAGGGATTTATGTTAGACCTACAAATGGTTCTGCCCCAGTTCAACTAAGAAGAAATAGAGCAACTCAATATTTTTCTTATCCGGATTATAAATATGACAGATTAAGAGAAGAAGCACCTGGAGAATATGAATCCTATGTAAGTATTGATATTGATGAGTGGATTCATATGAAAATTGAAGTTATTGATGATAAAGCAAAATTATTTATTAATAATACTAAAGAACCTTGCTTAATTGTTAATGACCTCAAACATGGGAAAAATAAAAAAGGTAGTATAGGGCTATGGACAGACATCGGAACCAAAGGATATTTTAAAAATTTAAGGATAAACACTACTAATTAG
- a CDS encoding tyrosine-type recombinase/integrase gives MKSVEPIRDKKKIDAMKAILASGKYGQRNLVLFSIGINTAYRISDLRQLKLSDVVEISRGRVIVKERLAMKEQKTAKHNSVFISNKLRKVILDYVQSEFLEQLQVQDFSKYLFPSRKGADTPLTRQSLWRIIHEAGTAVGLKEIGPHSMRKTFGYFLYKQGTKTEIIQSLLNHSSQRETLRYIGITQEDKDTAVKSLDL, from the coding sequence ATGAAGAGCGTGGAACCGATTCGCGATAAAAAAAAGATCGATGCCATGAAGGCCATTTTGGCTTCCGGAAAATATGGGCAACGAAATTTGGTGCTCTTTTCGATCGGGATCAATACAGCGTATCGAATCTCCGATTTAAGACAGTTGAAATTAAGTGACGTGGTAGAAATTTCTCGTGGCCGAGTGATTGTCAAAGAACGTCTGGCCATGAAGGAACAAAAAACAGCTAAACACAATTCGGTTTTCATTTCGAACAAATTACGAAAAGTGATTCTTGATTATGTTCAATCAGAATTTCTTGAGCAGCTGCAAGTACAAGACTTCAGCAAATATTTGTTTCCAAGTCGCAAAGGAGCAGATACGCCTTTGACCCGACAAAGCCTTTGGCGGATCATTCATGAAGCAGGAACAGCGGTTGGTTTAAAAGAAATTGGCCCCCATTCGATGCGCAAGACCTTCGGCTATTTTTTGTACAAGCAAGGGACCAAAACAGAGATCATTCAGTCGCTGCTCAACCATTCTTCGCAACGGGAGACCTTACGCTATATTGGGATCACCCAGGAAGATAAAGATACCGCAGTAAAGAGTTTGGATCTATGA
- a CDS encoding DUF4062 domain-containing protein, which translates to MKVINLIKVFIASPGDIAAKRNEVEETIYRWNIENTDNTKVILMPIRWETNAIPTYVNNSSGQSVINKQIVENSDILLAIFGHKLGSPVDNYRSGTIAEIDYFYKNSKGEVGIFFLDEPVPQILAEEYIEVKKYRDSLEDKGFYGTYSKDNIRRFLTKKVNHLIEKAQNNLESKRFDLDPISYKTSSAINKKVIGTDEYFEDNLDIFDPIEFDNDERLLLIYAFMDENSIFSTDNSTYRKVVQWESDNNLRSYLSDRVFDVLEKLSKSGILKEEYDSSFDEYPSRYILISEDYKKFKRYFLKNEKKISVIMEKYKAPIQADPFSNLDESDLPF; encoded by the coding sequence ATGAAAGTCATAAATCTTATAAAAGTATTTATAGCATCACCAGGTGATATAGCAGCAAAAAGGAATGAAGTAGAAGAAACCATATATAGATGGAATATAGAAAATACAGATAATACAAAAGTGATTTTGATGCCTATACGATGGGAAACTAATGCGATTCCTACTTATGTAAATAATAGCTCTGGGCAAAGTGTTATTAATAAACAAATTGTAGAAAATAGCGATATTTTATTAGCGATTTTTGGCCATAAGTTGGGCTCTCCAGTTGATAATTATAGATCGGGAACTATAGCAGAAATTGATTACTTCTATAAAAATAGCAAAGGCGAAGTAGGAATTTTTTTCTTAGACGAACCAGTTCCACAAATTTTGGCTGAAGAGTATATAGAAGTTAAGAAGTACAGGGATTCTCTTGAAGATAAAGGTTTTTATGGAACATATAGCAAAGACAATATCAGAAGGTTTCTCACAAAAAAAGTTAATCATTTAATTGAAAAAGCACAAAATAATTTAGAATCAAAACGTTTTGATTTAGATCCTATTTCTTATAAGACATCTTCAGCAATTAACAAGAAAGTTATAGGAACTGATGAATATTTTGAAGATAATTTAGACATTTTTGATCCAATAGAATTTGACAATGATGAAAGATTGCTGCTAATATATGCGTTTATGGATGAAAATTCTATCTTTTCAACTGATAATTCAACTTATAGAAAAGTAGTTCAATGGGAAAGTGATAACAATTTAAGGAGTTACTTGAGTGATAGAGTATTTGATGTACTAGAAAAATTAAGTAAATCGGGAATTTTAAAGGAAGAATACGATTCTTCTTTTGATGAGTATCCATCACGCTATATTTTGATTTCAGAGGACTATAAGAAATTTAAAAGGTATTTTTTAAAAAATGAAAAAAAGATATCTGTTATTATGGAGAAATACAAAGCTCCAATACAGGCTGATCCATTTTCCAATTTGGATGAATCAGATTTACCGTTTTAA
- a CDS encoding CsbD family protein translates to MNKKQLIILGLGSVFGLAVLKKMNERTINKDSVKGKVKEVAGNITDNESLQVEGVVDQILGASKEVLEDVKDSISTVSNTVLSPGKVDRIKAGLQKSVGEMTNDKELETEGIVDEVLGTSKEVVSNAKESVNDAMKETKESLNK, encoded by the coding sequence ATGAACAAAAAACAACTTATTATTTTGGGATTAGGATCTGTATTTGGATTAGCAGTTCTAAAAAAAATGAATGAGAGAACAATCAATAAAGATTCTGTCAAAGGTAAAGTCAAAGAAGTAGCTGGTAATATTACAGATAATGAATCATTACAAGTGGAAGGTGTAGTAGATCAAATTTTAGGCGCATCCAAAGAAGTATTAGAAGATGTAAAAGATTCTATTAGTACTGTATCTAACACAGTATTAAGTCCAGGAAAAGTAGATAGAATTAAAGCTGGCTTACAAAAATCAGTAGGAGAAATGACAAATGACAAAGAGTTAGAAACTGAAGGGATTGTAGATGAAGTCCTCGGAACATCAAAAGAAGTTGTCTCTAATGCGAAAGAATCAGTTAATGATGCTATGAAAGAAACTAAGGAATCACTTAATAAATAA
- a CDS encoding cold-shock protein: MANGTVKWFNAEKGFGFITQEDGTDVFAHFSAIQSDGFKTLDEGQAVTFEVEEGQRGLQATNIEKA, encoded by the coding sequence ATGGCTAATGGAACAGTAAAATGGTTTAACGCAGAAAAAGGATTTGGATTTATTACACAAGAAGATGGTACTGATGTATTTGCACATTTTTCAGCTATCCAAAGTGATGGTTTCAAAACATTGGATGAAGGTCAAGCAGTGACTTTTGAAGTTGAAGAAGGTCAACGTGGACTTCAAGCAACTAACATTGAAAAAGCTTAA
- a CDS encoding YcjF family protein — MKLSKSEHTIIHSATVAAGVVGASPIPFSDAALLVPIQTTMIVALYKRNGLTISQGVVKGLLKATLISGFGKSLAGNLFKFIPGVGTIAGGVINTGVAVTFTEFLGYAVAKELHGVEDIDMLDLTQVISNAVKTFSKI, encoded by the coding sequence GTGAAATTATCGAAATCTGAACACACTATCATTCATTCTGCAACTGTTGCAGCAGGCGTAGTAGGTGCTAGTCCAATTCCTTTTTCAGATGCAGCTTTATTAGTACCTATTCAAACTACTATGATTGTTGCTCTTTACAAAAGAAATGGTTTAACTATCTCCCAAGGTGTTGTAAAAGGACTATTAAAAGCAACTCTAATTTCTGGATTTGGGAAATCATTAGCTGGTAACCTATTTAAGTTTATCCCTGGAGTAGGCACTATCGCTGGGGGAGTTATTAATACTGGAGTGGCGGTAACGTTTACTGAGTTTTTAGGTTACGCTGTTGCGAAAGAATTACATGGCGTTGAAGATATTGATATGCTAGATCTTACTCAGGTTATTTCAAATGCAGTTAAAACTTTTTCAAAAATATAA
- a CDS encoding Fic family protein, whose product MNEEKRPKFPDKYHLSRKESVYLLKKNIVELVYNAGKFEGLNTTLLQTGEIIKYNRANNVAVDDVLTVVNLKRGFEMLLNDLQEPLIETSKRINRIVAAEDALFPGEIRNGGVEVSTIQGRYVPALLTEDEVKNQYDKIMNQEISDTEKALRLFLFISKNQIFWNGNVGTALLIANKIMFSNGLGLLSIPENVFMKFNELLSKYCNSNLLVNESNIISFLYEQCIFGINYLKIIQHTI is encoded by the coding sequence ATGAACGAAGAAAAGCGTCCGAAATTTCCTGATAAATACCACTTATCTCGCAAAGAGTCTGTGTATTTATTGAAGAAAAACATTGTGGAACTGGTTTATAATGCGGGAAAATTTGAAGGGTTAAATACAACGCTATTACAAACAGGAGAGATTATCAAGTATAATCGAGCTAATAATGTGGCTGTAGATGATGTCCTGACCGTCGTTAACTTAAAAAGAGGCTTTGAAATGCTTTTAAACGACTTACAAGAGCCCCTAATAGAGACAAGTAAGCGGATTAATCGGATCGTTGCAGCAGAGGATGCGCTTTTTCCCGGTGAAATAAGAAACGGCGGAGTAGAAGTATCGACGATTCAGGGAAGGTATGTTCCTGCATTGTTAACTGAAGATGAGGTAAAGAATCAATATGACAAGATAATGAATCAAGAGATATCAGATACGGAAAAAGCCCTGCGACTGTTTCTATTCATTTCGAAAAATCAAATATTCTGGAATGGTAATGTGGGTACAGCCTTGTTGATTGCGAATAAGATTATGTTTAGCAACGGTTTAGGACTATTATCAATACCCGAAAATGTATTTATGAAATTTAACGAACTTTTATCAAAGTATTGCAACAGTAATCTATTAGTCAATGAGTCAAATATTATATCATTTTTATATGAACAGTGTATCTTTGGTATTAATTATTTGAAAATAATCCAACATACAATTTAA
- a CDS encoding IS30 family transposase, whose product MTYKHLTIDELTMIESYYLQHKKPVEIANRMGRAIQTIYNVVNKFKQGKTALDYWHQYKENKKKCGRKVIQLPTHEVDYIKEKVTLGWTPDVIIGRQERPISCGMRTLYRLFSKGIFDSDTLPMKGKRKPNGHQEKRGKQQYQRSIHDRYDNYPDFNSEFGHLEGDTIVGIHHKSAVITLVERLSKVIITIKPNGRKALDIETALNQWFSRFPKNFFKSITFDCGKEFSNWKAISNQHDIDIYFADPGTPSQRPLNENSNGILRRNGLPKAMDFREVNQTFISSVSNQRNHIPRKSLNYRTPIEIFLSYVQEAFYSNLI is encoded by the coding sequence ATGACCTACAAACATCTTACCATAGACGAACTGACAATGATAGAATCTTATTATCTTCAACATAAGAAACCGGTTGAAATCGCTAACCGAATGGGACGTGCTATACAAACCATTTATAATGTAGTCAATAAGTTCAAGCAAGGCAAGACCGCTCTTGATTATTGGCACCAGTATAAAGAAAATAAGAAAAAATGTGGTAGAAAAGTCATTCAATTACCTACTCATGAAGTAGATTATATTAAAGAGAAAGTCACTCTTGGTTGGACGCCTGACGTCATTATCGGGCGACAAGAAAGGCCTATCTCATGCGGTATGAGAACACTTTATCGTTTATTTTCTAAAGGAATATTTGATAGTGACACACTACCGATGAAAGGTAAAAGAAAACCCAATGGCCATCAGGAAAAACGGGGAAAACAACAGTATCAGCGCTCAATCCATGATCGATATGATAATTATCCTGATTTCAATTCTGAGTTTGGTCACCTTGAAGGTGATACGATCGTTGGCATTCATCATAAAAGTGCCGTCATTACTTTAGTTGAAAGATTATCTAAAGTCATTATCACGATTAAACCCAACGGCCGTAAGGCATTAGATATTGAAACTGCCCTTAATCAATGGTTTTCTCGCTTCCCTAAAAACTTCTTTAAATCTATTACGTTTGACTGTGGAAAAGAATTTTCTAACTGGAAAGCCATTAGTAACCAACATGATATTGATATATATTTTGCGGACCCTGGAACACCTTCTCAACGCCCATTAAACGAGAATTCTAACGGGATTCTGCGTCGTAATGGACTGCCGAAAGCAATGGATTTTAGAGAAGTGAATCAGACATTTATTTCCAGTGTCAGCAATCAACGTAATCATATTCCAAGAAAATCATTGAATTACAGAACACCAATCGAAATATTTTTGAGCTATGTACAAGAAGCATTTTATTCTAATTTAATTTGA
- a CDS encoding Ohr family peroxiredoxin has product MSNKMSISTVVNSGGREGESKSVTGFLDLKTSGQRKEGYTNPEELFAAGISACFNGALEFPLKRDGLADRNREIRAEVTLFGDLPDEHSLHLEVALIGKIEGLSKDDTMKYLKETESICPYTKAIKGNVNITLVAG; this is encoded by the coding sequence ATGTCAAATAAGATGTCAATTTCAACTGTAGTAAATAGTGGTGGCCGTGAAGGTGAAAGTAAATCAGTGACTGGTTTTCTTGATTTAAAAACGAGTGGTCAAAGAAAGGAAGGTTATACTAATCCAGAAGAATTGTTTGCAGCAGGGATTTCTGCTTGCTTTAATGGCGCATTAGAATTTCCTTTGAAACGTGATGGGCTAGCTGATCGTAATCGAGAAATTAGAGCAGAAGTAACTTTATTTGGCGATTTGCCAGATGAACATAGTTTACATCTTGAAGTAGCTTTAATTGGTAAAATAGAAGGGTTATCAAAAGATGATACTATGAAATATTTGAAGGAAACTGAATCAATTTGTCCTTATACAAAAGCAATTAAAGGAAATGTTAATATTACATTAGTTGCTGGGTAA
- a CDS encoding N(5)-(carboxyethyl)ornithine synthase has protein sequence MKLGFIKSDFTNEQRVPLLPKDIKDFQNELYIETGFGESLNIPDQAYRDKNVTVLNRKDIFKTCDGIFSLKLIQPNDYPLIRNGQIIIGWTHPKGSGQSFMKNQAIPKELIVVDLDNIKPTVFFKNHEYPLNSIPSNFIYQNSFYAGYAGTIHALISYGFFPDEQTKIAVLGSGNVSQGSFHAISKFSSNVRLFYRKTMPLFKEQLGEFDIIINGIEVGENGRPIISKNEQKKLKNNCFIIDAAADAGNAIEGTHATNIESPIYNENGHTFYVVPNTPSIAYRNISKIISQQFSQHIYSKDISQFITITHTENN, from the coding sequence ATGAAATTAGGATTTATTAAATCAGATTTTACAAACGAACAAAGAGTTCCCCTTCTTCCAAAAGATATTAAGGATTTTCAAAATGAACTATATATTGAAACAGGATTTGGCGAAAGTTTAAATATACCTGATCAAGCTTACAGAGATAAAAATGTTACTGTTTTAAATCGAAAAGATATTTTTAAGACTTGCGATGGCATTTTTTCTCTTAAACTTATTCAACCAAATGATTATCCTTTAATTAGAAACGGTCAAATTATCATTGGATGGACTCATCCAAAAGGTTCTGGACAGTCTTTTATGAAAAATCAAGCAATTCCTAAAGAATTAATTGTTGTAGACTTAGATAATATTAAACCCACTGTTTTCTTCAAAAATCACGAGTATCCCTTAAACTCAATACCTTCAAATTTTATTTACCAAAATAGTTTTTATGCCGGTTACGCAGGTACTATTCATGCTCTTATTAGCTACGGTTTTTTCCCTGATGAACAAACAAAAATTGCTGTATTAGGTTCTGGAAATGTTTCACAAGGTTCATTCCATGCAATTTCAAAATTCTCCTCAAATGTACGGCTATTTTATAGAAAAACGATGCCTCTATTTAAAGAACAACTTGGAGAGTTTGATATAATTATTAATGGAATTGAAGTTGGAGAAAACGGAAGACCAATTATTTCAAAAAATGAACAAAAAAAATTAAAAAATAATTGTTTTATTATTGATGCTGCAGCAGATGCTGGAAATGCAATTGAAGGAACCCATGCAACAAATATTGAATCACCTATTTATAACGAAAATGGTCATACGTTTTATGTTGTTCCTAATACACCATCAATTGCCTATAGAAATATTAGTAAAATAATTAGTCAACAATTTAGCCAACATATCTATTCTAAGGATATTAGTCAATTTATTACTATTACTCATACTGAAAACAATTAA